One genomic region from Arthrobacter sp. FB24 encodes:
- a CDS encoding DEAD/DEAH box helicase has protein sequence MPENHNDATNETAAAETTEMAVETPETAAPVAGSAPVFTEAPAPAEAPAAEERPAAEASATEAPKTEAPKTEAPKADPTSGEADTEAEGIRFADLGIDGRVLAALQDVGYEKPSPIQAATIPLLLEGRDVVGLAQTGTGKTAAFAVPALSRLAELHDLNGPSRKTQALVLAPTRELALQVAEAFTSYAKHIDDFTVLPVYGGSAYGPQLAGLRRGAQVVVGTPGRVIDHISKGSLDLSELQYLVLDEADEMLRMGFAEDVEQIFQQTPSDRQVALFSATMPSQIRRMSKQYLNNPAEISVKSKTTTGANTRQRYLQVMGPHKLDALTRILEVEEFDGVIAFVRTKMATEDLADKLKSRGFQAAAINGDIPQQQRERTVDALKEGRIDILVATDVAARGLDVERISHVVNYDIPHDTESYVHRIGRTGRAGRSGDAILFMTPREKYLLRSIEKATRQPVEQMHLPTAETVNTLRLGKFAERITETLASEDVAPFRDLISSYEEEHNVPASEIAAALAIMAQGGQPLLVKELPAAPEFQKRERSKDGFGSRGPTRTLTEGNATYRIAVGRRQRVMPGSIVGAIANEGGISSAQIGGIDIRSDHSLVELPADLSPEQLRALSRTRIGGELIHLELDNGRKPSGGAGERGGYQGNRGGDRGGYSGGGDRGGNFKGNGGFKKEFRKNDGERSSADRGGRSFSDRSERSVGADSGASRGQASDSRFGGHGDGARKPRHGNEGGHRDFNRKGKW, from the coding sequence ATGCCCGAAAATCACAACGACGCCACCAACGAAACGGCAGCTGCCGAGACCACCGAGATGGCCGTAGAAACCCCCGAGACCGCCGCTCCCGTAGCAGGCTCCGCCCCCGTTTTCACCGAGGCACCGGCACCCGCTGAGGCGCCCGCCGCTGAAGAACGTCCGGCCGCCGAGGCGTCCGCCACTGAAGCCCCGAAGACTGAAGCGCCGAAGACCGAAGCCCCCAAGGCCGATCCCACCAGCGGCGAGGCTGACACTGAAGCTGAAGGCATCCGTTTCGCCGATCTCGGCATCGACGGCCGCGTCCTGGCCGCACTGCAGGACGTCGGCTACGAGAAGCCGTCCCCCATCCAGGCAGCAACCATCCCGCTGCTGCTCGAAGGCCGCGACGTCGTGGGCCTGGCCCAGACCGGCACCGGTAAGACTGCAGCATTCGCAGTACCGGCACTGTCCCGCCTGGCCGAGCTCCACGACCTCAACGGCCCGTCCCGCAAGACGCAGGCCCTTGTCCTCGCCCCGACCCGCGAACTGGCGCTCCAGGTTGCCGAGGCCTTCACCTCGTATGCCAAGCACATTGACGACTTCACGGTCCTCCCGGTCTACGGCGGCTCCGCCTACGGCCCCCAGCTCGCCGGCCTGCGCCGCGGTGCCCAGGTTGTCGTCGGTACCCCCGGCCGTGTGATCGACCACATCTCCAAGGGTTCCCTGGACCTGTCCGAACTCCAGTACCTGGTACTGGACGAGGCCGACGAAATGCTGCGCATGGGCTTCGCCGAAGACGTCGAACAGATCTTCCAGCAGACTCCTTCGGACCGTCAGGTTGCGCTGTTCTCGGCCACCATGCCGAGCCAGATCCGCCGGATGTCCAAGCAGTACCTGAACAACCCGGCCGAGATCTCGGTGAAATCCAAGACCACCACCGGTGCGAACACCCGCCAGCGCTACTTGCAGGTCATGGGCCCGCACAAGCTCGACGCGCTGACCCGCATCCTCGAGGTTGAAGAGTTCGACGGCGTCATCGCCTTCGTACGCACCAAGATGGCCACCGAGGACCTCGCTGACAAGCTGAAGTCCCGCGGCTTCCAGGCTGCCGCGATCAACGGTGACATCCCGCAGCAGCAGCGTGAACGCACCGTGGACGCGCTGAAGGAAGGCCGCATCGACATCCTGGTGGCCACCGACGTCGCCGCCCGTGGCCTTGACGTGGAGCGCATCAGCCACGTGGTCAACTACGACATCCCCCACGACACCGAGTCCTACGTCCACCGCATCGGCCGCACCGGCCGTGCAGGCCGTTCCGGCGACGCCATCCTGTTCATGACGCCGCGCGAGAAGTACCTGCTGCGTTCCATCGAGAAGGCCACCCGCCAGCCGGTGGAGCAGATGCACCTCCCCACGGCCGAGACCGTGAACACGCTGCGCCTGGGCAAGTTTGCCGAGCGCATCACCGAGACCCTCGCGTCCGAGGATGTTGCACCGTTCCGCGACCTGATCTCCTCCTACGAGGAAGAGCACAACGTCCCGGCCTCGGAGATCGCTGCAGCACTGGCCATCATGGCGCAGGGCGGCCAGCCACTCCTGGTCAAGGAACTGCCCGCAGCTCCCGAGTTCCAGAAGCGCGAACGGTCCAAGGACGGCTTTGGCTCACGCGGCCCGACCCGCACACTGACCGAGGGCAACGCCACCTACCGGATCGCCGTCGGACGCCGCCAGCGCGTCATGCCGGGTTCCATCGTTGGCGCCATTGCCAACGAGGGCGGTATTTCCTCGGCCCAGATCGGCGGCATCGACATCCGCTCGGACCACTCCCTCGTGGAGCTTCCGGCGGACCTCAGCCCCGAGCAGCTGCGTGCACTGTCCCGCACCCGGATCGGCGGCGAGCTGATCCACCTCGAGCTGGACAACGGCCGCAAGCCCTCCGGTGGCGCCGGTGAGCGTGGCGGTTACCAGGGAAACCGTGGCGGCGACCGCGGCGGGTACTCCGGCGGCGGAGACCGTGGCGGCAACTTCAAGGGCAACGGCGGGTTCAAGAAGGAATTCCGCAAGAACGACGGCGAGCGGTCCTCCGCTGACCGTGGCGGCCGCTCCTTCAGCGACCGTTCGGAGCGCAGCGTAGGCGCTGACAGCGGCGCCAGCCGCGGCCAGGCCAGCGACTCCCGCTTCGGCGGCCACGGCGACGGTGCACGTAAGCCGCGCCATGGCAACGAAGGCGGACACCGCGACTTCAACCGCAAGGGCAAGTGGTAA